GAAACATTTTACTTAACTAAATGTCTTTAGTCAAGGGAAAGTTTTACTTTTTTGCGAGAAATCGTGCGGTTTTGGGGCAGATTTTCATGCCCATGATGGAAAACGGCTATTTGGATGGGTTTCGTCAAGTACATACTCCCGAATCTCGAGGTCCGGACCAAGCCAAACAGGATGTAAGCGGGCGCTTACATAAAAGGTGGGCGACGTACTCGCTCTAAGTCGGCGTCAGGGTGCTTACGCAACTCAGTTGATGAGGGAGCAGGAACCCGGCACGCCAAAGCGATACACAGTTTTTCTGGAGCCATTGCCAATGGGCGGCACCGACTCAATCGGGCACGGCGGAGTCCGCGTGCCGTCCGCACCCAACGTGGTGTCATCGGCAAACTCCGCCCAAATACCACGATAAACCGGACGGAACATCCACATCAGGTAGCCCCGACGAGCCGCAAGAGTAACCAGTTCCGCCGCATCGGGTGCTTCTGCCTCCACAACCGGGAAATCGTTGAATCCGTAAGGAAACGACCCGAAAGCCTGCAAACATTCCAGGGCTTCGCTCGAATCCGCCCCCGGGCGAGTGCATCCTGCTCGCTCGGCGCGGGCTACATCCCAAGCACCGAGCTCCCAGCCCGCTTCCATGGCCGCCCGATCCAGCATGGCCAAGTCGCTCCAGCGACCGTTAACCTGAAGTGCTGAGCTCGGGATTGGCTTGTAAGCCACCGTCTCGGCTTCTTCGCATTCGATGATTTTTTCCTCGACGAAGCCATGCCAGTGCAGCGTCAGGATCACCGGGGTGTCCGGGCATGGCACGGCCGCGACAGTAACCGCCACCAAAGGCAGGGGTTTGGCGGATATATGCTCGGTGATGGTTTCCAGCAAGTTCATGCAGAACCTCCTTTACACCGGATATCTCGGCAGCTTATATCGGGCTACCTTCAAAGAGTAAAGCATCAACGATGCCTGACTGCCTGGCAGCCAAACCCGCAGAGCGCCAATACTCCCGCTTGATTCACCGCCGAAAAAATGTCTTACTGCGCGCGATGTCCAGCCGCGCCACTACCTGCTCTGCATCCTGATGAATTCCAATTTGCCTCGCAACCAGGATCTGCTCGCCCGCAGCCTGCGCTCCGTCTGGCACCCCTGCACCCAGATGAAGCATCACGAGCAAATGCCGCTGGTGCCGATCGCGCGCGGAGACGGGATGTGGCTGTATGACTTCGACGGTAACCGCTATCTCGATGCGATCAGCTCCTGGTGGGTCAATCTCTTCGGGCATGCCAATCCGCGCATCAATGCTGCGCTGACCGAACAGCTCGGCAGGCTGGAACACGTGATCCTTGCCGGCTTCACTCATGAGCCGGTCGTGCAGCTTTCTGAGCGACTGTCGACGCTGACCGGCCTGTCGCATTGTTTCTACGGCAGCGACGGCGCATCCGCGGTCGAGATCGCCCTGAAAATGAGTTTCCATTACTGGAAAAACAGCGGACGTTCTGAGAAACAGGGATTTGTCAGCCTGAAAAACGGCTACCACGGGGAGACACTGGGTGCTCTGTCGGTGACGGATGTGCCCCTGTTTCGGGATACGTATGCGACGCTATTGAGGCAGAGCACCCAACTTCCCTCGCCGGATTGGCGCGATGCGCGTCCCGGGGAAAGGGCCGAAAATGTTGCTATTCGTGCGGCGGACGCGCTGGAAGCTTATCTCGCCGCAGCGCACGCGCAGACTGCGGCCCTGATCGTCGAACCGCTGGTCCAGGCCGCGGGCGGGATGGCAATGTACCACCCGCGCTTTCTGCGCGAAGCCCGAGCTCTGTGCGATCGCCACGGCGTGCACCTTATCGCCGACGAAATCGCGGTAGGATTCGGTCGCACCGGCAGTTTTCTCGCCTGCGAACAGGCCGGTATTCGCCCGGACTTCGTCTGCCTGTCCAAGGGCATCACCGGCGGCTACCTGCCGTTGTCGGTAACAATGACGACCAACGACATCTACCGTGCGTTCTACGACGATGAAATGGCGCGAGGCTTCCTCCATTCCCATTCCTATACCGGCAACGCGCTCGCCTGTCGTGCCGCGCTGGCAGTCCTGGATATTTTCGAGCAGGACGACGTTATCGCCGCGAATCGGGCCAAGTCCGCGCAGATGTCCAGACGGTGTCGAAAAATCGTTCAGCATCCCCGTGTCAGACAGTTCCGCAATACCGGCATGATCTGGGCATTCGAAGTCGCGACGAAGGACCCGTTGTTCCCGCGAAAGTTCTATCGCTCGGCGCTAGACCGGGGACTGTTGCTGCGACCGCTCGGCAACACCGTTTACTTCATGCCGCCGTATGTCATTGCGGAAGAACACATGGACATGCTCGTCGAAGGTACCTGCGCAATCCTGGATGGCACGGACTGATGCGGCGCCGATCGCGCCTTCCTTGGCCGCTGCCATCGTGATGTCCGTGCGTATCCGATTCATCCTCTTGCTGCTCGCCGTATTGCCGGCGACCGTTTGCGCTACAGCGCTGAACAGGCTGCCGGCGAGCATAGCCGCCGCCCTGGCACAGGCCGGCGTTCCCGAAAGCGAGGTCGGGGTCTACGTGCATGACCTCACCAGCGACCGCGAGGTGTTGTCCTTCGGTGCCGACCAGGCGCTCAATCCAGCCTCCGCGATGAAGTTGCTTACCACGTTCGCGGCGCTCGAATTGCTCGGACCGGCTTATACATGGAAGACCGAAGCCTGGCTGGATGGCAAGCTTGACGGTGACCGGCTCGATGGCAATCTGGTGCTGAAGGGCTATGGCGATCCAAAATTCAACGTGGAGAGTCTTTGGCTGTTTCTGCGTGATCTTCGCAACCGCGGCGTGCGTGACATCACGGGTGATTTGTTGCTCGACCGCAGCTTTTTCGCCATCGACAACCACGATCCGGCGCTGTTCGATAGCGAGCCGTCGCGGCCTTATAACGTCGGACCGGACGCGCTGCTGATCAATTACAAGACATTCCGGCTCCAGTTCGTGCCGGACGAAAGAAGACAGACGGTCGGCATATTCTCGGACCCGCCCCTGCCGCAGTTACGGCTGGTGAACAACCTTCGTCTCGGGCCGGGAAACTGCGACGTATGGCCGGAGAAGCCCGGGATCAACGAAAATACCCTGACGTTTTCTGGTGTGTTTCCATCGGGCTGCGGCGAGAAGTTTCGTTATTTCAGCCTGCTCTCAGCGAATGACTACGCAGCAACGCTGTTCCGGCAGTTCTGGCAGCAGGTCGGTGGCAGCTGGTCAGGCCGCGTGCTGGACGCCGAACTTGCCGCAACGGCGGAACTGTTCATCACCTGGCAATCGCCGCCGCTCTCCGAATTGATCCGCGAGGTCAACAAATTCAGCATCAACGTCATGGCGCGGCAGATCTTTCTCACCCTGGGCGTGCGTGAGGATCCGCCCGCTACCCTCGAAAAATCACAACGCGCACTGCGCGAATGGCTTGGCCGGCGTGGACTTTCCTTTCCCGAGCTTGTGGTCGAAAACGGCGCGGGGCTGTCGCGTGTCAATAGAATCAGTTCCCGACACCTCGCCCAGGTGCTGATCGCCGCCTATCGCAGCCCGTTGATGCCGGAATACATGGCCTCCCTGCCGTTAACGGCGATCGACGGCACAATGAAAAAGCGGTTGAACAATTCTCCGGCCGCGGGACAGGCCCACGTGAAGACAGGCTATATCGAAGGCGTACGCGCGCTCGCCGGTTACACCCTTGACGCGCGTGGCCGAATGCTCGCCGTCGTAATGATCATCAACCACCCTCGTGCAGGCGATACGCAGCCTGTGCAGGATGCGTTGCTCGAATGGGTTTACGCGGGACGAACTGCCCTTTGACCCAATCGGAGAGGCTCAAACGGGTTACCCGCAGCAACCAAACCGG
The window above is part of the Betaproteobacteria bacterium genome. Proteins encoded here:
- a CDS encoding diguanylate cyclase produces the protein MNLLETITEHISAKPLPLVAVTVAAVPCPDTPVILTLHWHGFVEEKIIECEEAETVAYKPIPSSALQVNGRWSDLAMLDRAAMEAGWELGAWDVARAERAGCTRPGADSSEALECLQAFGSFPYGFNDFPVVEAEAPDAAELVTLAARRGYLMWMFRPVYRGIWAEFADDTTLGADGTRTPPCPIESVPPIGNGSRKTVYRFGVPGSCSLIN
- a CDS encoding adenosylmethionine--8-amino-7-oxononanoate transaminase, which produces MNSNLPRNQDLLARSLRSVWHPCTQMKHHEQMPLVPIARGDGMWLYDFDGNRYLDAISSWWVNLFGHANPRINAALTEQLGRLEHVILAGFTHEPVVQLSERLSTLTGLSHCFYGSDGASAVEIALKMSFHYWKNSGRSEKQGFVSLKNGYHGETLGALSVTDVPLFRDTYATLLRQSTQLPSPDWRDARPGERAENVAIRAADALEAYLAAAHAQTAALIVEPLVQAAGGMAMYHPRFLREARALCDRHGVHLIADEIAVGFGRTGSFLACEQAGIRPDFVCLSKGITGGYLPLSVTMTTNDIYRAFYDDEMARGFLHSHSYTGNALACRAALAVLDIFEQDDVIAANRAKSAQMSRRCRKIVQHPRVRQFRNTGMIWAFEVATKDPLFPRKFYRSALDRGLLLRPLGNTVYFMPPYVIAEEHMDMLVEGTCAILDGTD
- the dacB gene encoding D-alanyl-D-alanine carboxypeptidase/D-alanyl-D-alanine-endopeptidase, which encodes MPASIAAALAQAGVPESEVGVYVHDLTSDREVLSFGADQALNPASAMKLLTTFAALELLGPAYTWKTEAWLDGKLDGDRLDGNLVLKGYGDPKFNVESLWLFLRDLRNRGVRDITGDLLLDRSFFAIDNHDPALFDSEPSRPYNVGPDALLINYKTFRLQFVPDERRQTVGIFSDPPLPQLRLVNNLRLGPGNCDVWPEKPGINENTLTFSGVFPSGCGEKFRYFSLLSANDYAATLFRQFWQQVGGSWSGRVLDAELAATAELFITWQSPPLSELIREVNKFSINVMARQIFLTLGVREDPPATLEKSQRALREWLGRRGLSFPELVVENGAGLSRVNRISSRHLAQVLIAAYRSPLMPEYMASLPLTAIDGTMKKRLNNSPAAGQAHVKTGYIEGVRALAGYTLDARGRMLAVVMIINHPRAGDTQPVQDALLEWVYAGRTAL